The stretch of DNA CGGGTGGGGTACACATTATTCTAATCAGGCAATTagcttattatttttaattttcaaccTACTCCATGCCCAATTTGTACATCAGCTGTTTGCAGAGCCAGCTCGCGTGCCCAGGCAttataaattatgaatttcGAATTTCGTTTCAAATGGCTTTGCAACTCGTCAGTCTGTTCTGAAATTTACTGACAGAATATGGAAGATTACACAAAGATgcgtgtacatatttacagatTCTCAAGAAAATTCCAACCACTTACTCTCGCCTGCATTCTGTTTAGTTTACAGGCGCAAAAGCTACATTTACCAACAATAAATAGCCGCAGTTCTACGAAATTAGTGAACATATGTATCCAATATAAGCTTaatgtgcaataaaaactgATAGATAACAGCTCTACTAGTAACAGCTCGTGTAAGCACTTATTAGATAGGAGACAGAACCAGTTTTAGTGGGTCTGTGCAGCATATCATTGGAGTTTGGAGTGTGTCTAATCGAACAGGGACATTTGGAACCACTCTGAGGAATAGGATCACTATTAGCTACGAATGTTTGAAGTAAATATAAAGGAAATAAGTTCCGAGAAAAACGAGAGCAACCGGGGGGAATGGAAGTGCGGTGTAGGCCAGCTTTAGTGCCTTTACGTAAGGCGCACTGCAGGGGCAGATGTCACATGACTGCGATGGCGCATTTAGTACCCATAAAGTGTGCAGTTTCAGCAAGTGGGGAGATCCCCCAGATATACGCAAAGCTCTGAGCTAACATTTGTTTGTGCACTTGCAGGCAATGGCGTTGTCATCCACCTGCCCTCGCTGTTCGATGAGGTGTTGAAGAACGAGGCCAAGGGCCTGCAGCACTTGGAGCACCGTCTGATCATCTCGGATCGGGCGCATTTGGTGTTTGATTTCCACCAACATGTGGATGGCATGCAGGAGGCTGAGAAGGGTGGCAAGTCCCTGGGCACCACCAAGAAGGGCATCGGTCCGGCCTACTCCAGCAAGGCCACTCGCAACGGCATCCGTGTGGGCGAGCTCCTGGGCGACTTTACTGCGTTCAGCGACAAGTGAGTGCCGAATCAACATTGCTCGCCTTATGTTGGcctgtaatttatttattgatatttgtttCAGGTTCAAGTCGATTGTGGCAACACATCTGCGGCTGTTCCCATCGATAAATGTCGACGTTGAGGCGGAATTGACCCGCTACAGGGACTACGCAGAGAAGGTGCGTCCCTATGTCAAGGACACGATTTGCTTCTTACACACCGCCCTGCGCAACGGCAAGACCATCCTGGTCGAGGGCGCCAACGCGGCCATGCTGGACATTGACTTTGGCACGTATCCATATGTgaccagcagcaactgcagcattGGCGGCGTCCTCACCGGTCTGGGCCTGCCCCCTCAGACCATTGGCGAGGTCATTGGCGTGGTCAAGGCCTACACGACACGAGTGGGTGATGGCCCCTTCCCCAGCGAGCAGTTGAATGTGAGTTGGAATTGCCAAATACAAAGAAATTCGAATCGCTTATTGAACGACTCCATTGATATTTAGGAAATTGGTGATCTGCTGCAGACGCGAGGCTTTGAAGTTGGCGTCACCACGAAGCGAAAGCGCCGTTGTGGATGGCTGGACATCCCATTGCTGAGGTACACCTCGCTGGTGAACGGCTACACGTGCATTTGCCTTACCAAGCTGGACATCCTCGATACGCTGCCGGAGATCAAGGTGGCTGTGAGCTACAAGAAGGCCAATGGCGACAAGCTGGATCATTTCCCGGGCACCATTGCCGAGCTGGGCAACATCGAGGTGGAGTACGCAGTCCTCCCCGGCTGGCAGACGTCCACGGAGAACATCCGCAACTTCAAGGAGCTGCCGGAGAACGCACAACACTACGTTCGCTTCCTGGAGAAAGAGCTGAGCGTGCCCGTGCGCTGGGTGGGCGTTGGCAAGGGCCGCGAGTCCATTATTAACGTGCACTAGTGCCAGCCAGATGCAGCGACGTACTTatgaatatgtgtgtgtatatgatGAGACGGAAGCGCTTTAATGCCCATTAGCCAGAGACGCGCAACATAGCGGAATGGCCTTTAACTATCTAACCACAGACCTAACCACCACAAATGAAACTAATATTTCGACTATCTACAATATTTGGACACAAATTATTAGCCTATTGCttttttaagatttatttCATAGTTTTTGATGATGTTCACAAATTCATTTTGAGCGGCCCCTGCCCATATGGATGGGGGCTCGCCACGCATATAATACTTACTATAAATTCTTGTTTGATGCGGAGAGGACGTACTTAGTTTTTAAGATCATCAGGTGCAGTTTTCAGATTTTGTATGCGAGGAAGAGgaggcaaatattttaattgtacaATAACTATATGAtgttgttttaatatttaaatacaacaaacagTGTGCTCTGACTTGTGTAATTGTGTCgcaacaaaatacattttaattcaAATATGTTGGTTTTTCTTAATTGTTTACCTGATTAGagattttaatatttcaaaaataaatgttgaaacTATTCGATTTAAACTATCGTTTCCACCTATCGATTCTAACACCTGCAAATACTCGATTACGTATTTTCGTTATCGCGTGGGGTCACACTTTTCTACTACCTGTTTGCttcgtttaattttattttatttatatttttcgtcCGTTGTGTTTACCTTATTTATTGTtggtttgtttaattttttagcgtggtaaaaagtttttcaacaTGGTAAGTTATGGCTACTAAAAATGGCAGAATCGCTTTCTACGACTGCACTTTCCACTTGGCTGCCCCCATTAACCATTTCTTTTAATGCAActttctatatatacatattattGTCAACAGGCACGTTACTTTAAGGAGCAGGATATTGATGGTAATTATTGCTGTGACGAATTGATGATTTCATTCTGAAAACATTTCTTATCTCTATGCAGAGTTCCGCGAGTGCTTTTATCTGTTTGCCCGTTCGGGCCAAATCAACAATTTGGACGAACTAACTGTAAGCGGTATTCATACACAACACCATGAACTTTTGTGACTACCATGCGTCGTTCTAGGTAATCATGCGTTCGCTGGGTCTGTCGCCGACAATCCAGGAACTGGTTTCATACTTGAAGCAGAAGAATGGAAAAATGAGCTTCGCCGACTTTCTGGACATCATGCACCAGCACTCCAAGGTGGAGAGTCTGCCGGACGAGGTCATTGCTGCCTTTAAGGCAGCCGATCCTCATAACAAGGGCACCATATCTGCCCGGCAGCTGCGAAACCTGCTCCAAAACTGGGGCGAAGGCCTCTCCGTGCGCGAGGTGGACAATATCTTCCGCGAGGCTAATGTCAACAGCAATACCAATGTGCGGTATGCAGACTTTGTCAAGATTGCTTGCGCCCCAGTGCCAGACTACTATTAGTCCATGCTGGCAGAGCCTTAGAAAACATTCCAGTAAACATGCATTTCCCTACAAAACACGCACAAAAAACCACTTGCAATAAAGTTCACAGAAGATATTTAAGAAAAgttttcgattttatttgaaaacttCTTCACTTGTAGAAAAAGGACATCAGCCGTTCTTAGTTGGCAATGGTAACCTCAACCTCTACGCCGGGCTCGATGTTGATCGACGTGATCTTCTTGACGATCTCAGATGGGGAATGCAAGTCGATGATGCGCTTGTGAATTCTCATCTGAAAGGGGACGAAATGGAGATTCAAATTAGTAATGGGTCGCAGCAGTGCTGAAGAAGTTGTTCAGATGAAGGAATTGTAGAATTCGGAGAGCCAAATTGTGAGGAATATCAGCAAAGAGGACTATGAGAACACGTTTAGTCTGGGCCGACCAAATGAGATACTGTACAACGGCAGGCTAAGTACCGAACCACGATATCAGATCTGCCCATTCATATGGAAGTAAATGTCTATGTGATGACTCACCTGGAAACGATCCCAGGTCTTGGAACCCTCACCACAAGGAGTCTTACGGGTGGTGATGCGCAGGACCTTGGTTGGCATGCGTACGGGGCCCTGAAACAGAAAAGGAACACCATTAGCCACATATTTCTAAATGATTTTATACACGTGTCGCTTGAACCATATAATACTCCCACACAGTTGGTATTCAATGTGGAAATAATGTCCGATTCAAGCATTTTTctattgcatttattaaagACTAGGCTAAGCGTCTGGCGGAACACAGAGCCTCCAGGTAAATGCGGATGCACATGGTGTGCCACGGGGCTGCCACTCACCTTGACACGCAGATTCTGGTTCTTGGCACCGTTGATCAAGTCACGGCACACATTCTCCAGAGAACGCACGTTCCTGGAGGTCAGGGTGATGCGGATGCGGTGCACTGAAGCAGAATCGCCGCCATGGGGCTTCTCAATGTCCTTGGGTGCAGCAGCCTGTCGAATGTGGAAGGCATTTATTAGTTTGAGGTTATGGTGAATGCCGCAGCACGTGCGTCAGTCTCTTCTACATATTTTGCACTTTCAATAGCTGCCAACTACGTGCAACTATCTTTCGCATTCCACAGCATTCATATTTACCATTATTAAGCAATTTCTCTGGTCGAGATAGTCaaatctttttattttgagcAGCGCTGAACCAGTGTGGTTGCACGTTGAAAAAAGAAGGGGCGGTCGGTGTCATCGAATGGCAGTGTGACCCTTAATACACAGGGTTGATATTATATTGATACATCgatatgtatattatttactACACTACTACTACACATTTTCTACATACTGTTTCCGCCAAATTAGCGCAAAGGGCTTATGGCCGGGAGCAATTagtattttgtatatgtaaAATTATTTTGTAGCATTAAGATATTGAATTGTAGCATCAAGACATACTTACAGAAGATTGTTGCTATAGAACATGTATCGGTCGAACCAGCAGCACTGGTTGCGAAAGGAATCaagaaacaatttgaaaaatagcgcaacaaaaaagagaaataaatttgtattcctTTTCTGAAAGGAAGAGGGAAATtggtaaatattataataagctATGAGTGGTTTGGCGGGCAGCTCTTCTATCCTTACAACATAATTGGGGCTAGACTCCGGTTTTATACAATGTAATTACTCCTTTCTTTTGCTAAGGAACACCGGATCATTATccgtatatattttttatattcgCCCTTAGAAATCTGAACTGGGACTCTGACAGACGCTTACCACATCAGACGCTCAGAACGAGCACAGAAATACGCGCctttatttaaaataactgttttccttttttccgtTCCTTACTTTCTTCAAGTTTCTTTGCAAATTATCAAAGTTCACATATGaattttttgacattttaacaAACTTTTTTAAAGCAGTTGCTTCCCAAATTGTATTCAacacaacacgcacacacatctgTAAATACAAGAagaaataacaattaaaacatGTTTAAGCCAAAGAAATCAAAGGACTGGAAAATAGTACCACACAAACATACCGCGTAAGTTGAAACTCTTGACTTGATTACAGGCAATATATGTGTTTAATTGTGGCTTATCCTGGCAGCCTTGACCCCGGCAATACCAAAATTGCAGAGCAACTGGTGGCATTTAAAAGGCACACGGCCGAGTATGAAAAGTCGAATGAAAAACGCAATGAAACACCAATTAAGCTTGCGAACAAGAATCGCTTGGTGGACGTGGCCGTGGAGCACATAAAAAGTAATCCTTCGACCATTGTGAACGTGGACGGGGTGAGCTTCCCGTGCCACGACTTGGTTCTTTCCCTGTTTTCGAAACGTCTGAAGGAGGACATGAAAAAGGGCAGTCTAAGCATTCAGGCACCAGAACTGTCATCCGAAGCATTCGATAAAATATTCCGCTGGATGCATGGCGATAGCAGCGTTGCTGAGACCTTTGACCTTAAACTCTTTAGAGCGGCTAGCTTCCTGGGCATTCCAGAACTGGTCGACGAGATGTGGAAGCAGCTGGACAAAAATAATCTAACTGAATACGCTGCCTTCAAGATGCTGTGCAAGTCGCGCGAGATGCAGGAcatggaggagctgcacgAGGTTCTGGTCTCCCGCATATGCAAGTCCACGCTGGTCATCTTCTCCTCCAATCAGTTCCTGAAGCTCAGTGAGGTGCAagtttcgctgctgctgaagtcGGACCGTTTGGCAGTCAACTCCGAAATGGAAGTGGGTTTTGCATTTAGTCAGCTCTGAATATTCATTGACATTTTACTTTATTCGTTGTAAGATTTTGTATGGCGGCTTGTGCTGGCTGAGATACAAGTGGCCCCTGCGTCGTGACAGCGTTGGCAAGGTCCTG from Drosophila subobscura isolate 14011-0131.10 chromosome O, UCBerk_Dsub_1.0, whole genome shotgun sequence encodes:
- the LOC117896332 gene encoding adenylosuccinate synthetase; translated protein: MSTTNAINGNLYEQLHQGRTKMYKSKVDVVLGAQWGDEGKGKVVDMLASEVDIVCRCQGGNNAGHTVVANGTEFDFHLLPSGVVNEKCISVIGNGVVIHLPSLFDEVLKNEAKGLQHLEHRLIISDRAHLVFDFHQHVDGMQEAEKGGKSLGTTKKGIGPAYSSKATRNGIRVGELLGDFTAFSDKFKSIVATHLRLFPSINVDVEAELTRYRDYAEKVRPYVKDTICFLHTALRNGKTILVEGANAAMLDIDFGTYPYVTSSNCSIGGVLTGLGLPPQTIGEVIGVVKAYTTRVGDGPFPSEQLNEIGDLLQTRGFEVGVTTKRKRRCGWLDIPLLRYTSLVNGYTCICLTKLDILDTLPEIKVAVSYKKANGDKLDHFPGTIAELGNIEVEYAVLPGWQTSTENIRNFKELPENAQHYVRFLEKELSVPVRWVGVGKGRESIINVH
- the LOC117896334 gene encoding 40S ribosomal protein S20 → MAAAPKDIEKPHGGDSASVHRIRITLTSRNVRSLENVCRDLINGAKNQNLRVKGPVRMPTKVLRITTRKTPCGEGSKTWDRFQMRIHKRIIDLHSPSEIVKKITSINIEPGVEVEVTIAN
- the LOC117896333 gene encoding calmodulin-like protein 4, encoding MARYFKEQDIDEFRECFYLFARSGQINNLDELTVIMRSLGLSPTIQELVSYLKQKNGKMSFADFLDIMHQHSKVESLPDEVIAAFKAADPHNKGTISARQLRNLLQNWGEGLSVREVDNIFREANVNSNTNVRYADFVKIACAPVPDYY
- the LOC117898933 gene encoding uncharacterized protein LOC117898933 encodes the protein MFKPKKSKDWKIVPHKHTALDPGNTKIAEQLVAFKRHTAEYEKSNEKRNETPIKLANKNRLVDVAVEHIKSNPSTIVNVDGVSFPCHDLVLSLFSKRLKEDMKKGSLSIQAPELSSEAFDKIFRWMHGDSSVAETFDLKLFRAASFLGIPELVDEMWKQLDKNNLTEYAAFKMLCKSREMQDMEELHEVLVSRICKSTLVIFSSNQFLKLSEVQVSLLLKSDRLAVNSEMEILYGGLCWLRYKWPLRRDSVGKVLQSIRFGFISVLMLRKLTLSDRPHTGPFGDILDVFIWLPDFKKILADAMFYSRLFTISLKQPDCLKERLAVSHMKPLRSRCWTVDKRCAYHRPVCATIPNMSFVSWEEFTNYMFMLQNDKTNIEDCIRCVDEPECLICSGSEGDLSVAVPYIHSSTSSQTSQLSETSTTSVPSSCEDTSDAVSVLSTGSSASDDDARLPSICSSKGSLAWQRRVTSNDETNEWSSSDA